From Vicinamibacteria bacterium, a single genomic window includes:
- a CDS encoding GatB/YqeY domain-containing protein has translation MSLEKRIEADLTAAMKARDAARTSALRMAKAALKNKEIDKRAPLDEAEAARVLQGLVKQREEAIEHFTKASRGELADKERAEIGVLRSYLPAEASEAEIAAAVERAVTETGGASPKDMGKVMKAALAGLQAAGKPADGKKVSELVRKRLGG, from the coding sequence ATGAGCCTAGAGAAGCGGATCGAGGCGGACCTCACCGCGGCCATGAAGGCCCGGGACGCCGCCCGGACCAGCGCGCTGAGGATGGCGAAGGCCGCGCTCAAGAACAAGGAGATCGACAAGAGAGCGCCCCTCGACGAGGCGGAGGCCGCGCGCGTGCTGCAGGGCCTCGTGAAGCAACGCGAGGAGGCCATCGAGCATTTCACGAAGGCGAGCCGGGGGGAGCTGGCGGACAAGGAGCGGGCGGAGATCGGGGTCCTCCGGTCCTACCTGCCCGCCGAGGCCTCCGAGGCCGAGATCGCGGCCGCGGTGGAGAGGGCGGTGACGGAGACGGGGGGGGCCTCGCCCAAGGACATGGGCAAGGTCATGAAAGCGGCTCTGGCCGGGCTCCAGGCGGCGGGGAAGCCGGCGGACGGCAAGAAGGTCAGCGAGCTCGTGCGCAAACGCCTCGGGGGCTGA
- the nagZ gene encoding beta-N-acetylhexosaminidase yields MKELVRRVGQRFMVGWEGYEPSSHLKRLIRDFGVGHVILFARNVDGPEQVAELIRELQSLARGAGHELPLLVAVDQEGGRVARLREPWTVWPPLRAVGRTGSEDIARRLGEALAAELAACGFRLDFAPVMDVDTNPKNPVIGDRSLGDDPDLVGRLGAALIRGLQDGGVAACAKHFPGHGDTEVDSHLDLPAVDHERPRLEEVELRPFRKAIEAGVATIMTAHVLVRELDDRLPATLSPRVLTALLRKEMGYGGVVVGDDLEMKAVAERWPPAISAVLAAKAGCDILPVCKGPEAQVAALEAVIHALEAEEIPWPEMDDVGDRIRRLKERFLLPHHDPDPKAALLAAGRHRALAREIEERGGVA; encoded by the coding sequence TTGAAAGAGCTTGTCCGGCGGGTCGGCCAACGCTTCATGGTGGGGTGGGAGGGGTACGAGCCCTCGAGCCACCTCAAGCGGCTCATCCGCGACTTCGGGGTGGGGCACGTCATCCTCTTCGCCCGCAACGTGGACGGACCCGAGCAGGTGGCGGAGCTCATCCGCGAGCTGCAGTCCCTGGCCCGGGGGGCGGGGCACGAGCTTCCGCTCCTGGTCGCGGTGGATCAGGAGGGCGGGCGGGTGGCGCGGCTTCGCGAGCCTTGGACCGTCTGGCCGCCATTGCGCGCCGTGGGGCGCACAGGCTCGGAGGACATCGCTCGGCGCCTGGGGGAGGCCCTGGCCGCGGAGCTTGCCGCCTGCGGGTTCCGCCTGGACTTCGCGCCCGTAATGGACGTCGACACCAACCCCAAGAACCCCGTGATCGGCGACCGCTCCTTGGGCGACGACCCCGACCTCGTAGGGCGCCTGGGGGCGGCGCTGATCCGCGGACTGCAGGACGGCGGCGTGGCCGCCTGCGCGAAGCACTTTCCCGGCCACGGCGACACGGAGGTGGACTCCCACCTGGACCTCCCCGCGGTTGACCACGAGCGCCCGCGGCTCGAAGAGGTGGAGCTGCGCCCGTTCCGCAAAGCAATCGAGGCGGGGGTGGCCACGATCATGACCGCCCACGTCCTGGTGCGGGAGCTGGACGACCGCCTTCCCGCCACCCTCTCCCCGCGCGTCCTCACCGCCCTCCTCCGGAAGGAGATGGGCTACGGAGGGGTCGTGGTGGGTGATGACCTGGAGATGAAGGCGGTGGCGGAGCGCTGGCCGCCGGCGATCTCGGCCGTCCTGGCCGCCAAGGCGGGTTGCGACATCCTTCCTGTCTGCAAGGGGCCGGAGGCGCAGGTTGCGGCCTTGGAGGCGGTGATCCACGCCCTCGAGGCGGAGGAGATCCCGTGGCCGGAGATGGACGACGTCGGCGATCGGATCCGCCGGCTCAAGGAGCGGTTCCTGCTTCCGCACCACGATCCCGATCCCAAGGCGGCCCTCTTGGCCGCGGGCCGGCACCGGGCCCTGGCCCGGGAGATCGAGGAGCGCGGAGGGGTGGCCTAG
- a CDS encoding LD-carboxypeptidase — MAPVKPPALRPGGLLGVCAPSGPPDPERLRRGVAALEALGFPVRVPEGLLDRTRFTAGSVERRVDELHALFADDAVTGVVCARGGAGAGHLLPALDGALLRAHPKVFVGFSDATFLHLYFARLGLVSFHGPMVAWDFPEGTYDPASFRRAVMGEGAAYASEEGDLMPLRAGGAEGRLRGGCLSILAAAAGTPWQLPPDDEGTMLFLEDVDEAPYRIDRMLRQLRDSGGLEGVTGVVFGDMKGCVPRLAADYSLEDVIGDALAGLDIPIAVGLSSGHTSSPNLTLPLGVRARLRCGEEASFEVLEPSVS; from the coding sequence ATGGCGCCGGTCAAGCCGCCGGCCCTGCGTCCCGGTGGCCTCTTGGGGGTGTGCGCTCCCTCCGGGCCTCCCGACCCCGAGCGGCTGCGCCGGGGCGTGGCCGCCCTCGAGGCCCTCGGTTTCCCGGTGCGGGTCCCGGAGGGTCTCCTCGACCGGACCCGGTTCACGGCGGGGAGCGTGGAGCGACGCGTGGACGAGCTGCACGCCCTCTTCGCCGACGATGCGGTCACGGGTGTCGTCTGCGCCCGGGGGGGGGCGGGGGCGGGCCATCTCCTGCCCGCCCTCGACGGGGCTCTCCTAAGGGCTCACCCCAAGGTCTTCGTGGGGTTCAGCGACGCCACCTTCCTCCACCTGTACTTCGCTCGCTTGGGTTTGGTGAGCTTCCACGGCCCCATGGTGGCTTGGGACTTTCCGGAGGGGACGTACGACCCCGCCAGCTTCCGGCGCGCCGTGATGGGCGAAGGGGCGGCCTATGCGAGCGAGGAGGGGGACCTCATGCCGCTGCGCGCGGGCGGGGCCGAAGGCCGACTGCGCGGGGGCTGCCTGAGCATCCTGGCCGCGGCCGCAGGCACGCCCTGGCAGCTGCCGCCGGACGACGAGGGCACGATGCTGTTCCTGGAGGATGTGGACGAGGCTCCCTACCGGATCGACCGGATGCTGCGGCAGCTTCGGGACTCCGGAGGCCTGGAAGGGGTGACGGGGGTCGTCTTCGGGGACATGAAGGGCTGCGTTCCCCGCCTGGCCGCGGACTACTCGCTAGAAGACGTGATCGGGGACGCCCTCGCCGGCCTGGACATCCCCATCGCGGTGGGGCTCAGCAGCGGACACACCTCCAGCCCGAACTTGACCTTGCCCCTGGGGGTACGCGCCCGCCTCCGCTGCGGGGAGGAAGCGAGCTTCGAGGTGCTGGAGCCGTCCGTTTCGTGA
- the mpl gene encoding UDP-N-acetylmuramate:L-alanyl-gamma-D-glutamyl-meso-diaminopimelate ligase, with amino-acid sequence MRVHLCGICGTAMASLAGLLRERGHEVSGSDQDVYPPMSTQLEALGIRLRSPYAADNVPPEADLVVIGNALSRGNPEVEAVLDRKQRMSSLPALLAEEFIRGRTSLVVAGTHGKTTTASLLALILHQAGRDPSFLIGGIPVDFGQSFRLGAGPHFLAEGDEYDTAFFDKRPKFVHYFPDVAVIGNVEYDHADIYPDLAAVQTAFVRLLNVIPRRGLLVAGAESPPLLEILSRAPCRVETFGIQGEADWRAVNVRPGPDAWRFGLQRRGRDLGEFALGLPGEHNVRNALAALAVAAEVGVPPEAARAALAAFRGVKRRLEVRGRARGVIVYDDFAHHPTAVRETLKALRAAGEGGGRLVAVFEPRSYTSRTGVFQEDFGRAFRAADLVVVAAAHLPGKVPEGHRLSEVGLVDALRGQGTEARFIPSVPDIVTALSAELREGDRVVLLSNGGFGGIHEKLLRALERA; translated from the coding sequence GTGAGGGTCCACCTCTGCGGGATCTGCGGCACCGCCATGGCCTCGCTGGCCGGGCTTCTCCGCGAGCGCGGCCACGAGGTCTCAGGCTCCGACCAGGACGTCTACCCGCCCATGTCCACCCAGCTCGAGGCCCTGGGGATCCGGCTGCGCTCGCCCTACGCGGCCGACAACGTTCCCCCCGAGGCCGACCTGGTTGTGATCGGCAACGCCCTCTCCCGGGGCAACCCCGAGGTGGAGGCGGTCCTGGACCGCAAGCAGCGGATGTCCAGTCTGCCCGCCCTCCTGGCCGAGGAGTTCATCCGCGGCCGGACCTCGCTGGTGGTGGCGGGGACGCACGGCAAGACCACCACCGCCAGCCTCCTGGCCCTGATCCTCCACCAGGCGGGTCGCGATCCCTCGTTCCTTATTGGGGGAATCCCCGTTGATTTCGGCCAGAGCTTCCGGCTCGGGGCCGGCCCGCACTTCCTGGCCGAGGGAGACGAGTACGACACGGCCTTCTTCGACAAGCGCCCCAAGTTCGTGCACTACTTCCCCGACGTGGCGGTGATCGGAAACGTCGAGTACGACCATGCCGACATCTACCCCGATCTGGCCGCGGTGCAGACGGCCTTCGTCCGGCTCCTAAATGTGATCCCCCGTCGCGGCCTGCTCGTGGCGGGAGCGGAGAGCCCGCCCCTCCTTGAGATCCTCTCCCGGGCGCCGTGCCGGGTGGAGACGTTCGGGATTCAGGGAGAAGCCGACTGGCGGGCCGTGAACGTGCGGCCCGGGCCCGACGCCTGGAGGTTCGGGCTTCAGCGCCGGGGCCGGGACCTGGGAGAATTCGCCCTCGGCCTTCCCGGAGAGCACAACGTGCGGAACGCGCTGGCCGCGCTGGCGGTCGCGGCCGAGGTGGGGGTCCCGCCCGAGGCCGCCCGCGCGGCCCTGGCCGCCTTCCGGGGCGTGAAGCGGCGTCTGGAGGTGCGGGGCCGGGCGCGGGGGGTTATTGTCTACGACGATTTCGCCCACCATCCCACCGCGGTGCGGGAGACGCTCAAGGCCTTGCGGGCGGCGGGGGAGGGTGGGGGCCGGCTGGTGGCCGTCTTCGAACCCCGCTCCTACACCTCGCGCACGGGTGTCTTTCAGGAAGACTTCGGGCGGGCCTTCCGCGCCGCCGACCTCGTGGTGGTGGCGGCGGCGCACCTTCCGGGCAAGGTTCCGGAGGGTCACCGCCTCTCCGAGGTCGGGCTCGTGGACGCGCTGCGGGGCCAGGGCACCGAGGCCCGCTTCATCCCCTCCGTTCCTGACATCGTGACCGCCCTCTCCGCCGAGCTTCGGGAGGGAGACCGGGTCGTCCTGCTCTCCAACGGCGGCTTTGGGGGAATCCACGAGAAGTTGCTCCGGGCCCTGGAGCGGGCCTGA
- a CDS encoding TonB-dependent receptor: MKCHLLALIGLGAFAVPVLAQDPTQGKDQKKKDDEVVKREEVVVVSASKVESTLINAPATMSVISADTLVTSPAQNYGDLLRTVPGLNVIQTSARDFNITARQSTSTLTDSQLVLLDGRSIYLDFFGLVLWDFLPQSPNEIKQIEVVRGPASAVWGANALTGVINIITKSPREAQGFGLNLTGGLINRDAGSRQSEGNGYSYGANFTYSQAPSDKVAWRLSAGYFNSDPYSRPLGQVPIIPNPTAPSSVPCVSGTQTGCVGGGVFPPDREGLGAFTNQGTSQPKADLRVDQEFSGGGHMTYQGGYSGTTGIIHTGIGPFNIQSGSKLMYGKLQYTKSALKVSAFGNFTDTSAPNELAKDPSGNAVVLGFKTQTYDFEVGNSNVIAGKHILSYGGNARRNNFNITLAPNSKDRNEFGAYFQEEFFVDKFRLAGGVRVDKFGNLDSAFWSPRVSLMYKPTPEHSLRVSFNRAFRSPSDINNYLDQNILAPRPINLSPLAPFLPPPLQPFVTTPFFLTVNNFGNTNLVAESLNAYEFAYTGSINGKTTLGFAIYQNDQNNSISFTNLTTIPTAAALANGLSFYSPTDPATGVTVTGQPITLPPVLMGVLAQIPPQFGGPILLPNKVSTYLNLGPTQQRGVELSIDQQFTREVSAYANYSYQNTPKVQTPDPGQLPYFAAKLSLPPTNRFNAGVNVNTKQFIGNLSLNFTDKAFWTDVLAPDFSGYTDSFTMVNATLGWKWAEGKVVTSLKGTNLLNKTIQQQVYGDILKRALVLEVRIFTK; the protein is encoded by the coding sequence ATGAAATGCCATCTCCTGGCCCTCATCGGCCTGGGGGCGTTCGCAGTTCCGGTCCTGGCCCAAGACCCAACCCAGGGGAAGGATCAAAAGAAAAAAGACGACGAGGTCGTGAAGCGGGAGGAAGTGGTCGTGGTCAGCGCATCGAAGGTGGAGTCCACGCTCATCAACGCTCCCGCCACCATGAGCGTGATAAGCGCTGACACCCTCGTCACCAGCCCGGCCCAGAACTACGGCGACCTCTTGAGGACGGTGCCGGGGCTGAACGTCATCCAGACTTCGGCCCGCGATTTCAACATCACGGCCCGCCAGTCCACCTCGACCCTCACCGACAGTCAGCTCGTGCTGCTGGACGGTCGGTCCATCTACCTGGACTTCTTTGGCCTGGTGCTCTGGGACTTCCTCCCCCAGAGCCCGAACGAGATCAAGCAGATCGAGGTCGTGCGGGGACCGGCGTCCGCGGTGTGGGGGGCCAACGCCTTGACCGGTGTCATCAACATCATCACCAAGTCGCCCCGGGAGGCCCAGGGTTTCGGGCTGAACCTCACGGGCGGGCTGATCAACCGTGACGCGGGCTCGCGGCAGAGCGAGGGCAACGGCTATAGCTACGGGGCAAACTTCACCTACTCCCAGGCCCCCAGCGACAAGGTGGCCTGGCGCCTGTCCGCCGGCTATTTCAACTCCGACCCCTACTCCCGGCCGCTGGGGCAGGTGCCCATCATCCCGAACCCCACCGCTCCCAGCTCCGTGCCCTGCGTCTCTGGCACCCAGACCGGGTGCGTCGGGGGCGGAGTGTTTCCACCCGACCGTGAAGGCTTGGGCGCGTTTACGAACCAGGGCACGAGCCAGCCCAAGGCTGACCTGCGCGTGGACCAGGAGTTCTCGGGCGGTGGCCACATGACCTACCAGGGGGGTTACTCCGGCACCACCGGGATCATCCACACCGGAATCGGCCCCTTCAACATCCAGAGCGGCTCCAAGCTGATGTACGGCAAGCTGCAGTACACCAAGAGCGCCCTAAAGGTGTCGGCGTTCGGCAACTTCACGGACACCTCCGCTCCCAACGAGCTGGCCAAGGACCCCAGCGGCAACGCCGTCGTCCTCGGCTTCAAGACCCAAACCTACGACTTCGAAGTCGGGAACTCCAACGTCATCGCGGGCAAGCACATCCTCAGCTACGGGGGCAATGCGCGCCGGAACAATTTCAACATCACCCTCGCGCCCAACAGCAAGGACCGCAACGAATTCGGCGCCTACTTCCAGGAGGAATTCTTCGTCGACAAGTTCCGCCTGGCGGGGGGCGTACGCGTGGACAAGTTCGGCAACCTGGACAGCGCCTTCTGGTCGCCGCGCGTGAGCCTCATGTACAAGCCCACGCCCGAGCACTCTCTGCGGGTGTCGTTCAATCGCGCGTTCCGCTCGCCCTCCGACATCAACAACTACCTGGACCAGAACATCCTGGCCCCGCGGCCCATCAACCTCTCGCCGCTGGCACCATTCCTCCCCCCACCCCTCCAGCCCTTCGTGACGACGCCGTTTTTCCTGACCGTCAACAATTTCGGCAACACGAACCTCGTCGCGGAGTCCCTGAACGCCTATGAGTTCGCCTACACGGGATCCATCAACGGCAAGACGACCCTTGGGTTCGCGATCTACCAGAACGACCAGAACAACAGCATCAGCTTCACGAACCTCACCACCATCCCCACCGCCGCCGCCCTGGCCAACGGCCTCAGCTTCTACTCGCCCACGGACCCCGCCACCGGGGTCACGGTCACGGGCCAGCCCATCACGCTGCCTCCCGTTCTCATGGGGGTCCTGGCCCAAATACCCCCGCAGTTCGGGGGGCCGATCCTGCTCCCCAATAAGGTGAGCACCTACTTGAACCTGGGGCCGACCCAGCAGCGCGGGGTGGAGCTCTCCATCGACCAGCAGTTCACCCGGGAGGTCAGCGCCTACGCCAACTACTCCTACCAGAACACACCGAAGGTGCAGACCCCCGACCCTGGCCAGCTCCCGTACTTTGCGGCCAAACTGTCCTTGCCCCCCACCAACCGGTTCAACGCGGGGGTCAACGTCAACACCAAGCAGTTCATCGGCAACCTCTCCCTGAACTTCACGGACAAGGCCTTCTGGACGGACGTCCTCGCCCCGGACTTCTCGGGGTACACCGACTCCTTCACCATGGTGAACGCGACGCTCGGCTGGAAATGGGCGGAGGGTAAGGTCGTGACCAGCCTCAAGGGGACGAACCTCCTGAACAAGACCATCCAGCAGCAGGTGTACGGGGACATCCTGAAGCGGGCCCTCGTTCTCGAGGTCCGCATCTTCACCAAGTGA
- a CDS encoding Ppx/GppA phosphatase family protein, translating to MTPPEASPRTLAVIDIGSNSGRVVVYRYQVGGHLQILAGSRASLRLIHDLDQGHRLTKEAVDRAWEALRDFRAIAQGTGAERIVAVATAAVRDAENGPALIARIRKELGIEARVLSGAEEAQFGFLGAVRGLPVEHGVLFDMGGGSMQVSRFRQRRLVSSVSLPLGALRLSEAFLESDPPSSGQIKRLREHVHAQLKQAKVTPLEPGEELVGTGGTVRNLAKIDRRARDYPISRLHGYIVPRRRIKEITGELASMKLKKREQAPGLNDDRGDSVVGGGLGVLTLMELLDAAAVQVSGQGVREGLAVSLVAEGLPAVSAVRESSIAALVSRFDGWDAEQAARRRTLAEGLDAALELRPHAEAQEALLQAATVLDIGRSIDFFDRHEHVADIVLATDLNGFSHRGIALLSAVVRSAGDKDTRAKSYAPLLTGEDEPAVARAAALLVLADDIEERCPRGQAVSLDCEVTKDEVRVRVPTLAGWRPRTVGQRFARAYGRELVVTAG from the coding sequence ATGACCCCCCCTGAGGCCTCCCCGCGGACCCTGGCCGTCATCGACATCGGCTCCAACTCCGGCCGGGTGGTGGTTTATCGCTATCAGGTGGGTGGCCACCTGCAGATCCTGGCCGGAAGCCGCGCCTCCCTGCGCCTGATCCACGACCTCGACCAGGGCCACCGCCTGACCAAGGAGGCGGTGGACCGGGCCTGGGAGGCCCTCCGCGACTTCCGCGCTATCGCCCAAGGGACGGGGGCGGAGCGCATCGTGGCCGTGGCCACCGCGGCCGTGCGCGACGCGGAGAACGGACCCGCCCTGATCGCCCGCATCCGCAAGGAGCTGGGCATCGAGGCGCGCGTCCTTTCGGGGGCGGAAGAGGCCCAGTTTGGCTTCCTGGGGGCGGTGCGGGGCCTGCCCGTGGAGCACGGCGTGCTCTTCGATATGGGGGGCGGAAGCATGCAAGTCTCCCGCTTTCGCCAGCGGCGGCTGGTGAGCTCAGTCAGCCTGCCTCTGGGTGCTCTACGGCTGTCCGAGGCCTTCCTGGAGTCGGATCCTCCCAGCTCGGGCCAGATCAAGCGGCTCCGCGAGCACGTGCACGCCCAGCTGAAACAGGCGAAGGTGACGCCCCTGGAGCCGGGGGAGGAGCTCGTGGGCACGGGGGGCACGGTGCGCAACCTGGCCAAGATCGACCGCCGCGCCCGGGACTATCCCATCAGCCGCCTCCATGGCTACATCGTCCCCCGCCGCCGGATCAAGGAGATCACGGGGGAGCTCGCCTCCATGAAGCTCAAGAAACGGGAGCAGGCCCCGGGCCTGAACGACGACCGGGGCGACTCCGTGGTGGGCGGAGGCCTGGGCGTGCTGACGCTGATGGAGCTTCTGGATGCCGCCGCGGTCCAGGTCTCCGGGCAGGGGGTGCGGGAGGGTCTGGCCGTGAGCCTGGTGGCGGAGGGCTTGCCCGCGGTTTCCGCCGTGCGCGAGTCCTCGATCGCCGCCCTCGTGTCGCGCTTCGACGGTTGGGACGCGGAGCAGGCCGCCCGGCGCCGGACCCTGGCCGAGGGCCTGGACGCGGCCCTGGAGCTCCGCCCCCACGCCGAGGCCCAGGAGGCCCTCCTGCAGGCGGCCACCGTCCTCGACATCGGGCGCAGCATCGACTTCTTCGACCGCCACGAGCACGTGGCCGACATCGTGCTCGCCACCGACCTGAACGGGTTCTCTCACCGGGGTATCGCCCTCCTCTCCGCGGTGGTGCGCAGCGCGGGGGACAAGGACACGAGGGCGAAGTCTTACGCCCCCCTGCTCACGGGCGAGGACGAGCCGGCGGTGGCCCGCGCGGCCGCTCTCCTCGTCCTGGCGGACGACATCGAGGAACGCTGCCCGCGGGGCCAGGCCGTGAGCCTGGACTGCGAGGTGACCAAGGACGAAGTGCGGGTCAGGGTCCCCACCCTGGCGGGCTGGCGGCCCCGCACGGTGGGCCAGCGCTTCGCGCGTGCCTACGGGCGCGAGCTGGTCGTGACCGCGGGCTGA
- a CDS encoding DPP IV N-terminal domain-containing protein: MAAALLAALAPALLFPGEGSQKLTPERLAADPPLGGVLPSDLAWNPDARRLTYLRPAGQKSAADLHALDAGTGRETLVLAGARVLLPPTAKENGGSAKSLPLGGYAWSPKGDSLLVSYEGDLYLVDVRTAAVRALTHTPEAEEFPEFSPDGKRVAFVRKNDLYVVEVSSGRETRLTKSGSDTLLNGRLDWVYEEELASRSGRSFVWSPDSRAIAYLQLDQARVPTFPIVDFLPVPNEVTAQRYPQAGAPNAIVRLGVVALSDDGSPGPERLLSFDPDDCYVVPDLAWAPDSRTLAYQHLNREQNELQLRFLPVPEAAGAPLGSARTVLTEHAPTWVDAQGAPHFLKDGRRFLWLSQRGGFAHLHLCEAEGPCHALTSGPWVVDKVLGVDESAGLVYFTATEKDPRERHLYRVSLDGTGRTRLSREDGTHKVLLSPGARFYADTWSDVATPPRIWVASSEGGRRSSVEENRNPEIAQYELGSVEWVEVKAPGGTPLHARLLKPARFDPRHRYPVLVKVYGGPHVQTVLNAWGSVSPLDHLLASHGFLIFSLDNRGSAGRGQAFADPLFHGMGQVELEDQLVGVEYLKSLPYVDPARLGIWGWSYGGYMTLYALTHAPTVFKAGVAGAPVTDWKFYDTIYTERYMGTPQSNPRGYESASPLFRAADLKADLLLIHGTADDNVHLANTISFVDALTRADRPYRLSLYPRQMHGFRARESRVAADTDILRHFEKSLKP, translated from the coding sequence TTGGCCGCCGCCCTCCTCGCGGCCCTGGCCCCCGCCCTCCTCTTTCCCGGGGAGGGCAGCCAAAAGCTCACCCCCGAGCGGCTGGCCGCGGACCCCCCGCTGGGCGGGGTCCTCCCTTCCGACCTCGCCTGGAACCCCGACGCCAGGCGGCTGACCTACCTGCGCCCGGCGGGCCAGAAGAGCGCGGCCGACCTCCACGCGCTGGATGCGGGGACGGGTCGGGAGACCCTCGTCCTGGCCGGCGCCCGGGTGCTTTTGCCCCCGACGGCCAAGGAAAACGGCGGTTCCGCGAAATCCCTCCCCCTTGGCGGTTACGCCTGGTCGCCGAAGGGAGATAGCCTTCTTGTGTCGTACGAGGGCGATCTCTATCTCGTGGACGTCCGGACCGCGGCCGTGCGTGCGCTCACCCACACCCCCGAGGCCGAGGAGTTCCCGGAGTTCTCGCCCGACGGCAAGCGGGTGGCCTTCGTCCGCAAGAACGACCTCTACGTAGTGGAGGTCAGCAGCGGGCGGGAGACCCGCCTCACCAAGAGCGGCTCCGACACCCTTCTCAACGGCCGACTGGACTGGGTGTATGAGGAGGAGCTGGCCTCCCGCTCCGGCCGGTCGTTCGTCTGGTCTCCCGACTCCCGCGCCATTGCCTACCTCCAGCTCGATCAGGCCCGCGTCCCCACCTTCCCCATTGTGGATTTCCTGCCCGTGCCGAACGAGGTCACGGCCCAACGCTACCCCCAGGCGGGGGCCCCGAACGCCATCGTCCGCCTGGGGGTGGTGGCCCTTTCGGACGACGGCAGCCCCGGGCCCGAGCGCCTGCTCTCCTTCGATCCCGACGACTGCTACGTGGTGCCCGATCTCGCCTGGGCGCCGGACTCCCGCACCCTCGCCTACCAGCACTTGAACCGAGAGCAAAACGAGCTGCAGCTCCGCTTCCTGCCCGTGCCGGAGGCCGCCGGCGCCCCCCTGGGCAGCGCGCGCACCGTCCTCACCGAGCACGCCCCGACCTGGGTCGACGCCCAGGGTGCCCCCCACTTCCTGAAGGACGGGCGCCGCTTCCTCTGGCTGTCCCAGCGCGGCGGGTTCGCCCACCTCCATCTTTGCGAGGCCGAGGGCCCCTGCCACGCCCTCACCTCGGGCCCCTGGGTGGTGGACAAGGTTCTGGGGGTGGACGAGAGCGCGGGCCTCGTCTACTTCACGGCCACGGAGAAGGACCCGCGCGAGCGCCACCTCTACCGCGTGAGCCTGGACGGAACGGGGCGGACGCGGTTGAGCCGCGAGGACGGCACGCACAAAGTCCTGCTCTCCCCCGGCGCCCGCTTCTACGCGGACACCTGGTCCGATGTCGCCACGCCCCCCCGGATCTGGGTCGCGTCCTCGGAGGGAGGGCGCCGCTCATCGGTGGAGGAGAACCGCAACCCCGAGATCGCGCAGTACGAGCTGGGAAGCGTGGAGTGGGTGGAGGTCAAGGCTCCCGGAGGCACCCCCCTCCACGCCCGCCTGCTGAAACCCGCCCGCTTCGACCCCCGGCACCGCTATCCGGTCCTGGTCAAGGTCTACGGAGGCCCGCACGTCCAGACCGTCCTAAACGCCTGGGGAAGCGTCTCCCCCCTCGATCATCTGCTGGCCAGCCACGGCTTCCTCATCTTCTCCCTCGACAACCGGGGCTCGGCGGGGCGCGGCCAGGCCTTCGCGGACCCGCTCTTCCACGGCATGGGCCAGGTCGAGCTCGAGGACCAGCTGGTGGGGGTCGAGTACCTGAAGTCGCTGCCCTACGTGGATCCGGCCCGCCTCGGCATCTGGGGCTGGTCGTACGGGGGGTACATGACCCTTTACGCCCTCACCCATGCCCCCACCGTCTTCAAGGCGGGGGTCGCGGGAGCGCCCGTGACGGACTGGAAGTTCTACGACACCATCTACACCGAGCGGTACATGGGCACGCCCCAGTCCAACCCCCGGGGCTACGAGAGCGCCTCTCCCCTCTTCCGGGCCGCCGACCTCAAAGCGGACCTCCTCCTCATCCATGGCACCGCCGACGACAACGTGCATCTGGCCAACACGATCTCCTTCGTGGACGCCCTCACCCGGGCGGACCGGCCCTACCGGCTATCCCTCTATCCCCGCCAGATGCATGGGTTTCGGGCCCGGGAGAGCCGGGTCGCCGCCGACACCGACATCCTGCGCCATTTCGAGAAGAGCCTGAAACCCTGA
- a CDS encoding DUF5989 family protein, producing MAFERLGILRELWAFMKVRKKWWLGPIVVMLALLGLLVVFTQGSAVAPFIYTLF from the coding sequence ATGGCATTTGAAAGGCTCGGCATCCTGCGCGAGCTTTGGGCCTTCATGAAGGTCCGCAAGAAGTGGTGGCTCGGGCCCATCGTCGTGATGCTGGCCCTCCTGGGCCTCCTCGTGGTCTTCACCCAGGGCAGCGCGGTCGCTCCCTTCATCTACACCCTCTTCTGA